A window of Polaribacter litorisediminis contains these coding sequences:
- a CDS encoding efflux RND transporter permease subunit, whose translation MAKKNKQVDKEFKLSSWAIHNKTTIYVLMFLILYLGISAYFTMPRENFPEINETKIYISSVYPGNTAEDIEKLITNPLEDRLKSVSNVVEITSTSQEDYSIITVEFDEKIDVDKAKQKVKDEIDQETAGEDWPTFNGAKVSPNVFELSMSEEVPILNINISGNYPVAKLKEYGEYLQDEIEDLSEIKKVDIRGAQEKEVEVAVDIYKMMASKVSFDDITNAINRGNVTMSAGNFITSQQRRTIRIIGEIDAPSDLGDFVIKAEKGNPIYLKDVASISFRDKDKTTYARENGNAVVMLDVKKRSGENMVAAADKIGVIVQEAKANNFPPDLEVTIANDQSPKTIGQVDDLVNNIIFGVILVVIVLMFFLGFKNAIFVGFAIPMSMFMSLMILGAMGYTLNTMVLFGLIMGLGMLVDNGIVVVENVYRLMDEEGMTRVEAAKKGIGEIAFPIIISTATTVAAFIPLGLWPGIMGQFMVILPITLSIVLGSSLFVAIFFNSVLVSQFMSIEDKDMPLKSIIQLTSIMAVIGLLIFFFGGAYNALGTLILFTAISLWVYRFVLRGAANYFQKNTLVSLEKWYGRRLKNALSGWTPYILVVSTFILLFIAFAGFGWSVGEQRTKIEFFPDNKPNQIIVYIEYPEGTDIEKTNQITKEIEQKVFGVLNQDQYTDGDYNFLVESTVSQVGEGAGNPQTDGGSSAEMPHKGKITASMREYKYRRGEDSEILRQKVQEALVGIYPGVLISVEKDANGPPAGSPINIELNGEDYEELIFTAERMRDYLNMQSISGVDELKIDVNKSKPGMEVLVDRKKAGELGVSTGQVGQQLRSAIFGNKAGIYKKDGEDYDIYVRFNKEDRYDKSAVFNQKITFRDQASGKIKEIPVSAVASQSNSSGFSAIKHKDVRRVVTVYSALSPGETDAGAVVARIQNSMKSFKDLPRGIKIDYTGQIEEQNKQMAFLMGAFFTGLMLIFFILIFQFNSVSKPGIIMLAIFLSFIGVFGGLVITGAPFVIMMTMVGIISLAGIVVNNGVVLLDYAQLLIDRRKIQDGIDDDGFLPLDSLFESVVKAGTARLRPVLLTAITTILGLIPLAIGLNINFFTLFSEFDANIYMGGDNVVFWGPLAKTVIYGLLIATFLTLIVVPVLFFLVTKFKMRIKGQLPHQQEQAELAFSEDVRIDEKNQI comes from the coding sequence ATGGCAAAGAAAAATAAACAAGTAGACAAAGAGTTTAAACTCTCTTCTTGGGCAATACATAACAAAACTACTATTTATGTGCTGATGTTTTTAATTCTTTATTTAGGAATTTCGGCATACTTTACAATGCCCCGAGAAAATTTTCCTGAAATAAACGAAACTAAAATTTACATTAGTTCTGTATATCCTGGTAATACCGCAGAAGATATCGAGAAACTAATTACAAATCCTCTAGAAGATCGATTAAAATCTGTAAGTAATGTTGTAGAAATTACCTCAACATCACAAGAAGATTATTCTATTATTACGGTAGAATTTGATGAAAAAATAGATGTTGATAAAGCAAAACAGAAAGTAAAAGATGAAATAGATCAAGAAACAGCAGGCGAAGATTGGCCAACATTTAATGGTGCGAAAGTAAGCCCCAATGTTTTTGAGTTGAGCATGTCTGAAGAAGTACCAATTCTAAACATTAATATTTCTGGAAATTATCCGGTTGCAAAATTAAAGGAGTACGGAGAATATTTACAAGATGAAATTGAAGATTTATCAGAGATTAAAAAAGTAGATATTCGTGGTGCACAAGAAAAAGAGGTTGAAGTTGCAGTAGATATTTATAAAATGATGGCATCAAAAGTTAGTTTTGATGATATTACAAACGCCATCAATCGTGGTAATGTAACCATGTCTGCAGGTAACTTTATTACAAGTCAGCAACGAAGAACCATCAGAATTATTGGTGAAATCGATGCGCCTTCTGATTTAGGAGATTTTGTAATCAAAGCTGAAAAAGGCAACCCTATTTATTTAAAAGATGTAGCATCTATAAGCTTTAGAGATAAAGACAAAACCACGTATGCCAGAGAGAATGGCAATGCCGTTGTGATGTTAGACGTGAAAAAAAGATCTGGCGAAAATATGGTGGCTGCAGCCGATAAAATTGGTGTAATTGTCCAAGAAGCAAAAGCGAATAATTTTCCACCAGATTTAGAGGTAACGATTGCCAACGATCAATCTCCAAAAACCATTGGCCAAGTAGATGATTTGGTGAATAACATCATTTTTGGGGTTATTTTAGTAGTGATTGTTTTAATGTTTTTCCTCGGATTTAAAAACGCAATTTTTGTTGGTTTTGCCATACCAATGTCTATGTTTATGTCTTTAATGATTTTAGGCGCCATGGGTTATACTTTAAATACCATGGTACTCTTTGGTTTAATTATGGGACTTGGAATGTTGGTGGATAACGGAATTGTTGTGGTTGAAAACGTGTATCGTTTAATGGACGAAGAAGGAATGACCCGAGTTGAAGCTGCCAAAAAAGGGATTGGAGAAATTGCTTTTCCTATTATTATTTCTACCGCAACTACGGTTGCTGCATTTATTCCATTAGGGCTTTGGCCAGGCATTATGGGGCAATTCATGGTTATTTTACCCATTACCTTGTCTATTGTTCTAGGCTCTTCTTTATTCGTGGCTATTTTCTTTAACTCTGTGCTGGTTTCTCAATTTATGAGTATCGAGGATAAAGACATGCCACTAAAAAGTATCATTCAATTAACCAGTATTATGGCGGTTATTGGTCTGCTAATTTTCTTTTTTGGCGGCGCATATAATGCTTTAGGAACGTTAATTTTATTTACGGCAATTTCACTTTGGGTATATCGATTTGTTTTGAGAGGTGCCGCAAATTATTTTCAAAAAAACACCTTAGTTTCTCTAGAGAAATGGTACGGAAGACGCCTAAAAAATGCGCTTTCTGGCTGGACACCTTATATTTTGGTTGTAAGTACATTTATTTTATTATTCATTGCCTTTGCTGGTTTTGGTTGGTCTGTTGGTGAACAAAGAACAAAAATTGAATTTTTTCCTGATAACAAGCCCAATCAAATTATTGTGTATATCGAATATCCGGAAGGAACCGATATTGAGAAGACAAACCAAATAACCAAAGAAATTGAACAAAAAGTCTTTGGTGTTTTAAATCAGGATCAATATACCGATGGTGATTATAATTTCTTAGTAGAAAGCACAGTTTCTCAAGTTGGTGAAGGTGCTGGAAATCCACAAACAGATGGAGGTTCATCCGCAGAAATGCCACATAAAGGAAAAATTACCGCTTCGATGCGTGAGTATAAATATAGGCGTGGAGAAGACAGTGAAATTTTACGTCAAAAGGTACAAGAAGCCTTGGTTGGTATTTATCCTGGAGTTTTAATTTCTGTTGAAAAAGATGCTAATGGTCCGCCTGCTGGTTCTCCAATTAACATCGAATTAAATGGTGAAGATTACGAAGAATTAATTTTTACCGCAGAAAGAATGCGCGATTATCTAAACATGCAAAGTATTTCTGGTGTTGATGAATTAAAGATTGATGTAAACAAATCGAAACCAGGAATGGAGGTTTTGGTCGATCGTAAAAAAGCGGGTGAATTAGGAGTTTCAACTGGTCAAGTTGGCCAACAATTAAGGTCTGCTATTTTTGGAAATAAAGCCGGAATTTATAAAAAAGACGGCGAAGATTATGATATTTATGTCCGTTTTAACAAAGAAGATCGATATGATAAGAGTGCTGTTTTTAATCAGAAAATAACGTTTAGAGATCAAGCATCTGGTAAAATTAAAGAAATTCCGGTTTCTGCAGTGGCTTCTCAAAGCAATAGCTCTGGTTTTAGTGCTATAAAGCATAAAGATGTAAGAAGAGTGGTTACCGTCTATTCTGCGCTTTCTCCTGGAGAAACAGATGCAGGTGCTGTGGTGGCGAGAATTCAGAATTCTATGAAGAGTTTTAAAGACTTACCTAGAGGTATTAAAATTGATTATACAGGTCAAATTGAAGAGCAAAATAAACAAATGGCGTTTTTAATGGGTGCTTTCTTTACTGGTTTAATGCTTATTTTCTTTATTTTGATTTTCCAATTTAATTCGGTTTCTAAACCCGGAATTATTATGTTAGCCATCTTTTTAAGTTTTATTGGTGTCTTTGGTGGTTTAGTGATTACAGGAGCGCCTTTTGTAATTATGATGACGATGGTAGGTATTATTTCCTTAGCCGGAATTGTAGTAAACAATGGTGTTGTGTTGCTAGATTATGCACAACTTTTAATTGATAGAAGAAAAATACAAGATGGCATTGATGATGACGGTTTTTTACCTTTAGACAGTTTGTTTGAGAGTGTTGTAAAAGCAGGAACAGCGCGTTTACGCCCAGTTTTGTTAACCGCAATTACGACTATTTTAGGCTTAATTCCTTTAGCAATTGGTTTAAACATTAACTTCTTTACATTATTTAGCGAGTTTGATGCTAATATTTATATGGGTGGTGATAATGTTGTTTTCTGGGGACCTTTGGCAAAAACTGTTATTTATGGATTGCTTATTGCAACCTTTTTAACCTTAATTGTAGTGCCTGTTTTATTCTTTTTAGTGACCAAGTTTAAAATGAGAATAAAAGGACAATTACCGCATCAACAAGAACAAGCTGAACTTGCCTTTAGTGAGGATGTGAGAATTGATGAGAAAAATCAAATCTAA
- a CDS encoding efflux RND transporter periplasmic adaptor subunit, which yields MKNMYLSLLTVLLFISCGDKKEMSVSDVLETNDLVQIKAKKAEINAKQIALSDDLKKLNAKINDLDTNRNMPLITTYQVKEQVFTHYVELQGNVQTKQNILIYPEMPGILQSVLVKEGQQVVKGQILAKIDDGGMSQQLAQLEASAQLAKTTYERQKRLWEQKIGSEIQFLQTKTAFETQQSAVEQLKSQLGKATIKAPFSGIIDAIFKERGTVVAPGAGAEIFRIVNLSNMYIETEVPETYIGSITKNKKVEVNFPVLGETLTSKVRQVGNFINPNNRSFKIEIDVPNLSGNVKPNLTARLKLNDYTNENAILIPQSIISENAKGDQFIYIIKDKNENNEAVTERLIIKTGKTQGDMIEVTKHLLPNAEIIMEGARSVNNGQVVKVINK from the coding sequence ATGAAAAACATGTACCTATCCCTTTTAACAGTGCTTCTATTCATTTCTTGCGGAGATAAAAAAGAAATGTCTGTATCGGATGTTTTAGAGACCAACGACTTAGTACAAATAAAAGCCAAAAAGGCAGAAATTAATGCAAAGCAAATCGCATTATCAGATGACTTAAAAAAATTAAATGCCAAGATAAATGATCTAGATACAAATCGAAATATGCCTTTAATTACAACGTACCAAGTGAAAGAACAGGTTTTTACACACTACGTAGAATTGCAAGGAAATGTGCAAACCAAACAAAATATTTTAATATATCCAGAAATGCCAGGAATTTTACAAAGTGTACTTGTAAAAGAAGGGCAACAAGTTGTTAAAGGACAAATTTTAGCAAAAATTGACGATGGCGGCATGTCTCAACAATTGGCACAATTAGAAGCCAGTGCACAATTAGCAAAAACAACTTACGAGCGTCAAAAAAGATTGTGGGAACAAAAAATTGGATCCGAAATTCAGTTTTTACAAACTAAAACTGCTTTTGAAACGCAGCAAAGTGCGGTAGAACAATTAAAAAGTCAGTTAGGCAAAGCGACAATCAAAGCGCCATTTTCTGGAATTATAGATGCGATTTTTAAAGAAAGAGGAACTGTCGTTGCCCCTGGTGCTGGCGCTGAAATTTTTAGAATTGTAAATCTATCGAATATGTATATCGAAACGGAAGTTCCTGAAACCTATATTGGTAGTATCACAAAAAATAAAAAGGTAGAAGTAAACTTCCCTGTTCTTGGCGAAACATTAACCTCTAAGGTAAGACAAGTTGGTAATTTTATCAACCCAAATAATCGTTCTTTTAAAATAGAAATTGACGTTCCTAATTTAAGCGGAAATGTAAAACCAAACTTAACGGCTAGATTAAAATTAAACGATTATACGAATGAAAATGCTATCTTAATTCCGCAAAGTATTATTTCTGAAAATGCAAAAGGAGACCAGTTTATTTATATCATAAAAGATAAAAATGAAAATAATGAAGCGGTTACAGAAAGATTAATTATTAAAACAGGTAAAACGCAAGGAGATATGATTGAGGTTACCAAACATCTTTTGCCAAATGCAGAAATTATTATGGAAGGCGCAAGAAGTGTAAATAACGGTCAGGTTGTAAAAGTGATTAATAAATAG
- a CDS encoding TolC family protein, which translates to MKKYLYIFSFFAFTISLKAQEKTMKLSLEEAISFALENSYNNKAAVNDISSAKEKVWETTTIGLPQINAKVDYQNFLKQPVSLLPAAAFDNTTSTIETVEEYFNLQANSQPTPPDGFIPVVFGTKQNVNASVTLTQLLFDGSYLVGLQSAKTFLKISKQAQEKTALVTREAVINAYGNVLVTESSIDILKSNITILEKNYQDAKKIYENGLNEEEDVEQLEITLGNLKSQLNSAKRMKEIAYQMLNLALGSPIETNLILTDSLDALAINNINLGLISEAFNVNNHIDFKIAENNREGNRLMVKLEQSKALPSLSAFVNYGSQAFSDTFSLFDRDQRWFQSSLLGVSLNVPIFSSFGRKSTTAQAKIALETADLRLEETKQRLSLQAKKAKNDYQFSIENYQTAKKNVGLAKRIEKKQRIKFFEGISSSFDLLQAQNQLYSQQQNYIQSMLDVISSKATLENALNLPIK; encoded by the coding sequence ATGAAAAAGTATCTATACATATTTTCTTTTTTTGCTTTTACAATTTCTTTAAAAGCACAAGAGAAAACCATGAAACTTTCTTTGGAGGAAGCTATTAGTTTTGCTTTAGAAAACAGCTATAATAACAAAGCTGCTGTCAATGACATTAGTTCAGCCAAAGAAAAAGTTTGGGAAACCACCACGATTGGTTTACCGCAAATAAACGCAAAAGTAGATTATCAAAACTTTTTAAAACAACCTGTATCCCTTTTACCGGCAGCTGCTTTTGATAATACTACTTCTACGATAGAAACTGTAGAAGAGTATTTTAATTTACAAGCAAACAGCCAACCGACACCGCCAGATGGTTTTATTCCTGTAGTTTTTGGCACAAAACAAAATGTAAATGCCTCTGTAACACTAACACAATTGCTTTTTGATGGCTCTTATCTTGTAGGATTACAATCTGCGAAAACATTTCTGAAAATTTCTAAGCAAGCCCAAGAAAAAACAGCGCTTGTAACCAGAGAGGCTGTGATCAATGCATACGGAAATGTATTAGTGACGGAAAGTAGTATCGACATTTTAAAAAGTAACATTACAATTCTTGAAAAAAACTACCAAGATGCTAAAAAGATTTACGAAAATGGTTTAAATGAAGAAGAAGATGTTGAGCAATTAGAAATCACTTTAGGCAACTTAAAAAGTCAACTAAATAGTGCAAAAAGGATGAAAGAAATAGCATATCAAATGCTAAATCTTGCATTGGGAAGTCCTATTGAAACTAACCTAATTTTAACCGATTCTTTAGACGCTTTAGCAATCAATAATATTAATTTGGGTTTAATTTCTGAAGCGTTTAATGTAAACAATCATATCGATTTTAAAATTGCTGAAAATAATAGAGAAGGGAATCGTTTAATGGTAAAGTTAGAACAGAGTAAAGCCTTACCAAGTTTAAGCGCTTTTGTAAACTATGGTTCACAGGCTTTTTCAGATACATTTTCGCTTTTTGACCGCGATCAACGTTGGTTTCAATCTTCTTTGTTAGGGGTGAGTCTTAATGTGCCCATCTTTAGTAGTTTTGGAAGGAAATCTACAACAGCACAAGCTAAAATAGCCTTAGAAACTGCAGATTTACGTTTAGAAGAAACCAAACAGCGTTTAAGTTTGCAGGCTAAAAAGGCAAAAAACGATTACCAATTTAGCATAGAAAATTATCAAACGGCAAAAAAGAATGTTGGTTTAGCAAAAAGAATAGAAAAAAAACAACGAATTAAATTTTTTGAAGGTATTTCTTCTAGCTTCGATTTATTGCAAGCACAAAATCAATTATACAGTCAGCAGCAAAATTACATACAATCTATGTTAGATGTTATTTCTAGCAAAGCAACTTTAGAAAACGCCTTAAACTTACCAATCAAATAA
- a CDS encoding TetR/AcrR family transcriptional regulator, translating into MKDKIIEKSNELFLNLGFKSVTMDEIANSLGISKKTLYKHFNNKTALIDAVTHHMFDTICCSIDQVCEQKMNPIDEMFHIKKVVMEHLKDEKSSPLYQLQKYYPAIYASLKKKQFHMVQKTIQDNLQRGIEGGLFRSQIDVDFISRIYFNGMIGIKDQQLFPLQKYAMNTLMNYYLEYHLRSISTLKGLTQLEHQLKNNQL; encoded by the coding sequence ATGAAAGATAAAATCATAGAAAAATCGAATGAATTATTCTTAAACCTAGGTTTTAAGAGTGTTACCATGGATGAAATAGCCAACTCTTTGGGTATTTCTAAAAAAACACTTTATAAACATTTTAATAATAAAACGGCTTTAATTGATGCGGTTACACATCATATGTTTGATACAATTTGCTGCAGTATAGATCAGGTTTGTGAGCAAAAAATGAATCCAATCGATGAAATGTTTCATATTAAGAAAGTAGTCATGGAACATTTAAAAGATGAAAAATCTTCACCTTTATATCAACTTCAAAAATATTATCCTGCCATTTATGCCTCCCTGAAAAAGAAACAGTTTCATATGGTGCAAAAAACAATTCAAGATAATTTACAAAGAGGAATAGAAGGGGGTTTGTTTAGATCTCAGATCGATGTAGATTTTATAAGCAGAATTTACTTTAATGGAATGATTGGTATTAAAGACCAGCAATTATTTCCGTTACAAAAATACGCTATGAATACGTTAATGAACTATTATTTAGAATACCACTTACGTTCCATAAGCACCTTAAAAGGATTAACACAATTAGAACATCAACTAAAAAACAATCAATTATAA
- a CDS encoding polyprenyl synthetase family protein has protein sequence MEILHYQKAFLSYLESKDWVQEPKNLYEPIDYILQLGGKRIRPVLTLMAADIFSDDYQKALPAALAVEVFHNFTLVHDDIMDDAPLRRGKATVHEKWDINTGILSGDAMLILAYQYFENYEAVTFQKLAKLFSKTALEVCDGQQLDVDFETRTDVSIDEYIDMIRLKTSVLVAAALKMGAIVANTNDENADLIYDFGLNLGLAFQLQDDYLDTFGDPETFGKQIGGDIIENKKTFLYLKTLEVADIETKKKLKYYYRRKLKENTIKITDVTRIYQINDIPFLMKQEIEMYTEKAFETLTKMSISEENKQNLKDFGLWLMKRTV, from the coding sequence TTGGAGATTTTACATTATCAAAAAGCATTTTTATCATATTTAGAGTCTAAAGATTGGGTACAAGAGCCGAAGAATTTATACGAACCGATCGATTATATTCTACAATTGGGAGGCAAAAGGATTCGTCCCGTGTTAACTTTAATGGCAGCAGATATTTTTTCTGATGATTATCAAAAAGCATTGCCAGCAGCTTTGGCGGTAGAGGTTTTTCATAATTTTACTTTAGTACATGATGATATTATGGACGATGCTCCTTTGCGAAGAGGAAAGGCAACCGTTCATGAAAAATGGGATATCAATACAGGAATCCTTTCTGGAGATGCGATGCTTATTTTAGCGTATCAATATTTTGAAAATTACGAAGCGGTTACGTTTCAAAAATTAGCAAAATTGTTTAGTAAAACAGCTTTAGAAGTTTGTGATGGCCAGCAATTAGATGTAGATTTTGAAACCAGAACTGATGTTTCAATTGATGAATATATAGATATGATTCGTTTAAAAACATCGGTTTTAGTTGCGGCAGCCTTAAAAATGGGCGCCATTGTTGCCAATACGAATGATGAAAATGCAGATTTAATTTACGATTTCGGATTAAATTTAGGCTTGGCTTTTCAATTACAAGACGATTATTTAGACACTTTTGGTGATCCAGAAACTTTCGGAAAACAGATAGGTGGAGACATCATCGAAAATAAAAAAACATTTCTGTATTTAAAAACATTGGAGGTTGCAGATATAGAAACAAAAAAGAAGTTGAAATATTATTACCGAAGAAAGTTAAAAGAGAATACTATTAAAATTACGGATGTAACGAGAATTTATCAAATAAATGATATTCCTTTTTTAATGAAGCAAGAAATTGAAATGTACACCGAAAAAGCTTTTGAGACGTTGACCAAAATGAGCATAAGCGAAGAGAACAAGCAAAATTTAAAAGATTTCGGATTGTGGTTGATGAAAAGAACGGTTTAA
- a CDS encoding DUF4468 domain-containing protein — MKKLIIITTWIFVTSTINCYSQEYEYQDKIIIGVFDVNKKNKTEIFNSISRWIALNYNSAKDVVQLKNTESGVIVVKGINESTFKNARKEFYKDEYQNELGIIKFNHTMEINVKDNKFRIIYTLTDAYTPNGFNDINANAEVMLGFDMVEFTGLKQEKVDRFNSWVEEIWKIAWISKKKRKKFKTTTHPFYEGVIKGVKLDIKSTMTSIYKNVISTKKDEW, encoded by the coding sequence ATGAAAAAGTTAATAATAATTACAACTTGGATATTTGTAACCTCAACAATAAATTGTTATTCGCAAGAATATGAATATCAAGATAAAATTATTATTGGCGTTTTTGATGTTAATAAAAAGAATAAGACAGAAATTTTCAATTCAATTAGTAGATGGATTGCCTTAAATTATAATTCTGCAAAGGATGTTGTTCAATTAAAAAATACCGAATCTGGAGTTATTGTCGTAAAAGGGATTAATGAGTCTACTTTTAAAAATGCAAGAAAGGAGTTTTATAAAGATGAGTATCAGAATGAACTGGGAATAATTAAGTTTAACCATACAATGGAAATAAATGTAAAAGATAACAAGTTCAGAATAATTTATACTTTAACGGATGCTTATACACCAAATGGGTTTAATGATATTAATGCTAACGCAGAAGTAATGCTTGGTTTTGATATGGTTGAATTTACAGGATTAAAACAAGAAAAAGTTGATAGGTTCAATAGCTGGGTTGAAGAGATTTGGAAGATTGCTTGGATTAGTAAAAAGAAAAGAAAAAAATTCAAAACAACAACACATCCATTTTATGAGGGTGTCATTAAAGGCGTTAAATTAGATATAAAATCAACAATGACTTCGATTTACAAAAATGTAATTTCAACAAAAAAAGACGAATGGTAA
- a CDS encoding YbjQ family protein — translation MKRYKDIKVSTTENISGIKILQHIKPISAHTVLGTNVFSDFLGGITDLIGGKSESYQKRLKSIYNDAISEIKQSCYEVGGNCVIGLKVDIDEISGKGKSMFMITAIGTAVLGESITAEKKVIKKQDGKIYPEDIEFLENRLMLLEMLEDKSLKLTDNNWKFIIDNKIVEVIPFLLDRLEKRFAYSEENLKVYLEQLYDYFSLLDAEISTSYLYDYIEQTNFKTGLNIVEIIKKLYLLDYDKTIKIIESSKLDAQKIGLHLSTLEKSYYTIDDIEKIENLISKIDVSFIERIQIQTTTVKQFLKSIEKEVWICGECQKPNEMDLAKCHYCKKDKYGFARADLTPKKVKDYLNKKILLIKELANSKNIKSI, via the coding sequence ATGAAAAGATATAAAGATATTAAAGTATCAACTACGGAAAATATAAGTGGCATAAAAATACTTCAGCACATTAAACCTATTTCAGCACATACAGTCCTTGGAACTAATGTTTTTAGTGATTTCTTAGGAGGAATTACTGATTTAATTGGTGGAAAGTCAGAATCCTATCAAAAAAGATTAAAGTCTATTTATAATGATGCAATAAGTGAGATTAAACAATCTTGTTATGAGGTTGGTGGAAATTGTGTTATCGGTTTAAAAGTAGATATTGATGAAATATCAGGCAAAGGAAAATCAATGTTTATGATTACTGCAATTGGAACTGCTGTTTTAGGGGAAAGTATTACAGCAGAAAAGAAAGTAATTAAAAAACAAGACGGCAAAATATATCCCGAAGACATTGAATTTTTAGAAAACAGGTTGATGTTGTTAGAAATGTTAGAAGATAAATCTTTAAAATTAACTGATAATAATTGGAAATTTATAATTGACAATAAAATAGTTGAAGTAATACCCTTTTTATTAGATAGACTTGAAAAGCGGTTCGCATATTCCGAAGAAAATTTAAAAGTTTATTTAGAACAACTTTACGATTATTTTAGTCTTCTGGATGCAGAGATAAGTACTTCTTATTTGTACGATTATATTGAACAAACCAATTTTAAAACTGGATTAAATATTGTTGAAATCATTAAAAAACTTTATTTATTAGATTATGACAAAACAATAAAAATAATAGAGAGTAGCAAGTTGGATGCACAAAAAATAGGACTTCATTTATCTACACTTGAAAAGTCATATTACACAATAGATGATATTGAAAAAATTGAAAATCTAATTTCAAAAATTGACGTAAGTTTTATAGAACGAATACAAATACAAACAACCACTGTAAAACAATTTTTAAAATCTATCGAAAAAGAAGTTTGGATATGTGGCGAATGCCAAAAACCGAATGAAATGGATTTAGCTAAATGTCATTATTGCAAAAAAGATAAATATGGATTTGCTAGAGCAGACCTAACTCCTAAAAAAGTGAAAGATTATTTAAATAAGAAAATTCTTTTAATAAAGGAATTAGCAAATTCTAAAAATATTAAAAGTATTTAG